The following DNA comes from Serinus canaria isolate serCan28SL12 chromosome 1A, serCan2020, whole genome shotgun sequence.
taaaaatatcaaaactaATTACTTCCttaagaaatatatttctttgtACTTTCTTTCTAAACCaccttcattaaaaatataaatgttatCTCACAGAGGTAGACCAAACCACTGCAATATTAACTCTTGAAAGGCATAGAGTTTTGTACTGTGACTACAGTACTTCCTGTCAGGAGGCTGccttaaatatgaaaaaaaaatgtgtaagtGCTTTTAGAACATACTTTTTCTAAGAAGCTATTTCTAATTTCTACATTTTGAAAGAATTCTGTCTGCTTACCTCTGTTAAAACATGAAAAGTATAGGCATAAAATGGTCTGGAGTAAACAAATACAGGCAAAACATAGTCTTTTCTAGCAATTGAGGCAACACGTATTGCCTCTTTAACCCGATAGTGAACAAATTTTAATGCATTTGGACTTGACTTCAGAATATAATCCAGGTATATAGAAGGGTAGAGAGCAGTGCTTTCcttccacagccacagcaggaggtCATTACGGAAAGACTCAATGGCTGGGCATTTCCCTGTGTATGTTTGGGGGTGCTCTTTGTAGTCATAATTGTAGCAGTCTGGGTAAAGGTAGTAACCCCACAAACCGTTTGGTCTCATGTGCTCAGCCAGAAGGATGGTGTTATTCATAAAACTCTTGCCAGCATTTTCAAATTCCTCTTTAGCCGCTTTCCTAATTTTGTCCTCTGACCACCGAGGATGCCGTCTCCTCACAATCTCGAgagatttatttctgtaaatgctTTTATTGCCCCAGTTCCTATCCCACTGGGGCCTCCAGTTTTCCCAGTCAATGACCGCAAGTCCCTGAAATTTCTTCATGGGTATGCAATAGTCAATGTCAGACTTTGCTTTGCTGAGGTGTTTGATAAGACTTTCATTCTGGGGCACCCCTCCATTAACGGGATCTCCATTATCTGAGTAGTAGGGGTAGTATCCCAAATGGGTGTGGTAGAAGATTGTCACGTTGGATCCACTCAGAGTCTCATTGATGTTGGATGCAATGTCAAAAACGCCGAGGTCCAGGTCCACCTTGTAGCGCAGCCGGCACTGCTCGGTGGGCGCGTTCCAAACCACCACGAAAGGCTTGTGCAGCACCGGGGGGGCCCGCGCCGGCTTGGGCAGGGCAGCctcagccagagccagcactgccaccactgccagcgCCCTGACCCAAGCAGCCATGGCCTGG
Coding sequences within:
- the LOC103813696 gene encoding hyaluronidase-1-like, producing the protein MAAWVRALAVVAVLALAEAALPKPARAPPVLHKPFVVVWNAPTEQCRLRYKVDLDLGVFDIASNINETLSGSNVTIFYHTHLGYYPYYSDNGDPVNGGVPQNESLIKHLSKAKSDIDYCIPMKKFQGLAVIDWENWRPQWDRNWGNKSIYRNKSLEIVRRRHPRWSEDKIRKAAKEEFENAGKSFMNNTILLAEHMRPNGLWGYYLYPDCYNYDYKEHPQTYTGKCPAIESFRNDLLLWLWKESTALYPSIYLDYILKSSPNALKFVHYRVKEAIRVASIARKDYVLPVFVYSRPFYAYTFHVLTERDLVSTIGESAALGAAGVVLWGSMQYASSKESCLTVKRYIDGPLGHYVINVTSAAKLCSKVLCKKNGRCIRRNSDSSAYLHLSPTDFKIHKRHSERGPRFQVTGKLSLESIEAMRQRFICQCYQGWTGIFCELPDQRLLEHWVRVVFSRSRKQSLFVFLLGAMQLLLLCSTH